The following are encoded together in the Phenylobacterium sp. NIBR 498073 genome:
- a CDS encoding lipocalin family protein produces MRALATLVLAFALVGGSALAAPAPPTQKIELTKMMGRWYEVARLPNKIQTGCQGGTSDWQRVSDGFAVVQACHKGSLSAPVTEWKAKAKVLDTRTNAKLQMTFFNGLVRQEYWVLDHRADQGWLILGTPGGRSVWLMSQRPTLPPGVKSQAVGRLKQLGYDVGRLEFPQPARN; encoded by the coding sequence ATGCGCGCACTCGCCACCCTGGTCCTCGCCTTCGCCCTCGTCGGAGGCTCCGCCCTGGCGGCGCCGGCCCCGCCGACCCAGAAGATCGAGCTGACCAAGATGATGGGCCGCTGGTACGAGGTCGCGCGGCTGCCCAACAAGATCCAGACCGGTTGCCAGGGCGGCACTTCCGACTGGCAGCGGGTCTCCGACGGATTTGCGGTGGTGCAGGCCTGTCACAAGGGCTCGCTGTCGGCCCCGGTCACCGAATGGAAGGCCAAGGCCAAGGTCCTCGACACCCGCACCAACGCCAAGCTGCAGATGACCTTCTTCAACGGCCTGGTGCGGCAGGAATACTGGGTGCTCGACCACCGCGCCGACCAGGGCTGGCTGATCCTCGGCACGCCGGGCGGCCGTTCGGTGTGGCTGATGTCGCAGCGCCCGACCCTGCCGCCGGGCGTGAAGAGCCAGGCGGTCGGCCGCCTCAAGCAGCTTGGCTACGACGTCGGGCGGCTGGAGTTCCCGCAGCCGGCCCGCAACTGA
- a CDS encoding RNA polymerase sigma factor, translating into MTREVDTHRAILAAWRVEQPRLITGLARMLRDVPLAEELTQEALVAALERWPQTGVPERPGAWLMASAKRRALDHLRRRTMLARKHAMVAHELESEQQAMPDLDAPLDDDIGDEMLRLVFTACHPRLPREARAALALRMVCGLTTAEIARAFLLPEATIGQRIVRAKRTLSESGLAYETPRGEELSQRLGSVLEVVYLIFNEGYTAARGEDWLRPQLCNEALRLARVLIAVAPQEPEAHGLLALMELNASRAAARIGPDGDPILLLDQDRRRWDQLQIRRGLVALARALALGAADGPYVLQASIVACHARAAEATETDWPQIAALYGRLAAVAPSPVVELNRAIAVGMAQGPAAGLALVERLAGEPALAAYHLLPSVRGDLLLKLGRRDEARAAFEAALALAENRRERDLLRRRADEAAASP; encoded by the coding sequence TTGACGCGCGAGGTCGACACCCATCGCGCGATCCTCGCCGCCTGGCGGGTCGAACAGCCACGCCTGATCACCGGGTTGGCGAGGATGCTGCGCGATGTGCCTCTGGCCGAGGAACTGACCCAGGAAGCCCTGGTCGCCGCGCTCGAACGCTGGCCGCAGACCGGCGTGCCCGAACGTCCCGGCGCCTGGCTGATGGCGAGCGCCAAGCGCCGCGCGCTCGACCACCTGCGCCGCCGGACGATGCTGGCCCGCAAGCACGCCATGGTCGCCCACGAGCTGGAGAGCGAGCAGCAGGCCATGCCCGACCTCGACGCCCCCCTCGATGACGACATCGGCGACGAGATGCTGCGGCTGGTGTTCACCGCCTGCCACCCGCGGCTGCCCCGCGAGGCCCGCGCCGCCCTGGCGCTGCGGATGGTCTGCGGCCTGACCACCGCCGAGATCGCCCGCGCCTTCCTGCTGCCGGAGGCGACCATCGGCCAGCGGATCGTGCGAGCCAAGCGGACGCTGTCGGAGTCGGGCCTCGCCTACGAGACGCCCCGCGGCGAGGAGCTGTCACAGCGGCTCGGCTCGGTGCTGGAGGTCGTCTACCTGATCTTCAACGAGGGCTACACCGCCGCCCGTGGCGAGGACTGGCTGCGCCCACAGCTCTGCAACGAGGCGCTGCGCCTGGCCCGGGTGCTGATCGCCGTGGCCCCGCAGGAGCCGGAGGCCCATGGTCTGCTGGCGCTCATGGAGCTCAACGCTTCGCGGGCGGCCGCGCGCATCGGTCCGGACGGCGATCCGATCCTGTTGCTTGACCAGGATCGCCGCCGCTGGGACCAGCTGCAGATCCGCCGCGGGCTCGTCGCCCTGGCCCGCGCCCTGGCGCTGGGCGCCGCCGACGGGCCCTACGTCCTGCAGGCCTCCATCGTCGCCTGCCACGCCCGAGCGGCAGAGGCGACCGAGACCGACTGGCCGCAGATCGCCGCCCTCTATGGGCGGCTGGCCGCCGTCGCCCCCTCGCCGGTCGTCGAGCTGAACCGCGCCATCGCCGTCGGCATGGCCCAGGGCCCGGCTGCGGGGCTGGCCCTGGTCGAGCGCCTGGCGGGCGAGCCGGCGCTGGCGGCCTACCATCTGCTGCCCAGCGTCCGCGGCGACCTGTTGCTCAAGCTCGGCCGGCGGGACGAGGCCCGTGCGGCTTTCGAGGCCGCCCTCGCCCTGGCCGAAAACCGCCGCGAACGCGACCTGCTGCGCCGCCGCGCCGACGAGGCGGCGGCCAGTCCCTAG
- the phaZ gene encoding polyhydroxyalkanoate depolymerase produces the protein MLYTLYEAGYYATTPLRWAARATRDFWSSPLNPAKDSELGRRLFAGSDLFANLTRRYGRPAWNIDSVQIEGETVRVRPTEVWSTPWVKLVHFNRDMADMRRAGRRELEPAVLIVAPLSGHYATLLRGTAEAFLQDHEVFITDWSNARDVPVMEGRFDFHDYVDHVRDMLRQLGPRPHVVAVCQPGPAVLAAAALMAEDGEECRPGTMTIMGSPIDARLSPTVTNKLAEEKPFAWFKSTMIDTVPAPYPGMGRRVYPGFVQLYSFMSMNAEKHQDAHLRYLEDLMKGDGDAAEKHLEFYDEYLSVLDLTEEFYLQTIDYVFQQYLLPKGELVHRGRPVQPGSINDIGLLTVEGENDDISGIGQTQAAHALCTGLSDDFKEDYVQPHVGHYGVFNGRRFREEIYPRVRAFIRRMEGALEKARDAA, from the coding sequence ATGCTCTACACGCTCTATGAGGCCGGCTACTACGCCACCACCCCGCTGCGCTGGGCCGCGCGGGCCACGAGGGATTTCTGGTCCTCGCCGCTGAATCCGGCAAAGGACAGCGAGCTCGGCCGGCGGCTGTTCGCCGGGTCGGACCTGTTCGCCAACCTGACGCGCCGCTACGGCCGACCGGCCTGGAACATCGATTCCGTCCAGATCGAGGGCGAGACCGTGCGCGTGCGTCCGACCGAGGTCTGGTCGACCCCGTGGGTGAAACTCGTCCACTTCAACCGCGACATGGCCGACATGCGCCGGGCCGGTCGCCGCGAACTGGAGCCGGCGGTGCTGATCGTCGCGCCGCTGTCGGGCCACTACGCGACCCTGCTGCGCGGCACGGCTGAGGCCTTCCTGCAGGACCACGAAGTGTTCATCACCGACTGGTCCAACGCCCGCGACGTGCCGGTGATGGAGGGCCGCTTCGACTTCCACGACTATGTCGACCATGTCCGCGACATGCTGCGCCAGCTGGGCCCGCGCCCGCACGTGGTCGCCGTCTGCCAGCCGGGCCCCGCGGTGCTGGCCGCCGCCGCGCTGATGGCCGAGGACGGCGAGGAGTGCCGCCCCGGGACCATGACCATCATGGGTTCGCCGATCGATGCGCGGTTGTCGCCGACGGTGACCAACAAGCTGGCCGAGGAAAAGCCGTTCGCCTGGTTCAAGTCGACGATGATCGACACCGTGCCGGCCCCCTATCCGGGCATGGGGCGGCGGGTCTATCCGGGCTTCGTGCAGCTCTACTCGTTCATGTCGATGAACGCCGAAAAGCACCAGGATGCGCATCTGCGCTACCTGGAGGACCTGATGAAGGGCGACGGCGACGCGGCCGAGAAGCACCTGGAGTTCTACGATGAGTACCTGTCGGTCCTCGACCTGACCGAGGAGTTCTATCTCCAGACCATCGACTACGTGTTCCAGCAGTACCTGCTGCCGAAGGGCGAGCTGGTGCATCGCGGCCGGCCGGTCCAGCCGGGCTCGATCAACGACATCGGCCTGCTGACCGTCGAGGGCGAGAACGACGACATCTCCGGTATCGGCCAGACCCAGGCGGCGCATGCGCTGTGCACCGGGCTCTCGGACGATTTCAAGGAGGACTACGTGCAGCCGCATGTGGGCCACTACGGCGTGTTCAACGGCCGCCGGTTCCGCGAGGAGATCTATCCGCGGGTGCGGGCGTTCATCCGCCGCATGGAAGGCGCTCTCGAAAAGGCCCGCGACGCAGCTTAA
- a CDS encoding ferritin-like domain-containing protein yields MAADGNITKDILYDAVAPDDFESMLDLDRYNNRSSAFDKIISATHDHFWDPLDPKYIDFSAPWDMQSQPLVSEDLNVALHTDYVKAKLNTPELRAQFVNKSLLYSFSSILHGEQGALNLSASLCHVLLDQGAQEYAANQTREEARHVTAFAKYIKARWGRPIQCSKVLQDLLVDIIASPEVYKKIIGMQMLVEGLAMGAFATFYQKLNDPLGRQLMQLVMTDEAFHHKFGKIWADRTIPKLSEAEHAIVEDWAAHCFQILLFNLVSPSEQTALYEEFGLDPAKVLEEIQAIATDEVRREDMKESTNIFRVLIKTLLNAGIITDRTRAFYGMYVDMEELKAEGDRMVGDDIAEEGIKYLQKINFKDRIAANVTLAAE; encoded by the coding sequence ATGGCCGCTGACGGCAACATCACCAAGGACATCCTCTACGACGCCGTCGCGCCCGACGACTTCGAGTCGATGCTCGACCTCGACCGCTACAACAACCGCTCGAGCGCCTTCGACAAGATCATCTCGGCCACCCACGACCATTTCTGGGACCCGCTGGACCCCAAGTACATCGACTTCTCCGCGCCGTGGGACATGCAGAGCCAGCCGCTGGTCAGCGAGGACCTGAACGTCGCGCTGCACACCGACTATGTGAAGGCCAAGCTGAACACGCCCGAACTGCGGGCGCAGTTCGTCAACAAGTCGCTGCTCTATTCGTTCTCGTCGATCCTGCACGGCGAGCAGGGGGCGCTGAACCTGTCGGCCAGCCTGTGCCACGTGCTGCTGGACCAGGGCGCGCAGGAGTACGCCGCCAACCAGACCCGCGAGGAGGCGCGCCACGTCACCGCCTTCGCCAAGTACATCAAGGCCCGCTGGGGCCGGCCGATCCAGTGCAGCAAGGTGCTGCAGGACCTGCTGGTCGACATCATCGCCAGCCCGGAGGTCTATAAGAAGATCATCGGCATGCAGATGCTGGTCGAAGGGCTCGCGATGGGCGCCTTCGCCACCTTCTATCAGAAGCTCAACGACCCGCTTGGCCGCCAGCTGATGCAGCTGGTGATGACCGACGAGGCCTTCCACCACAAATTCGGGAAGATCTGGGCCGATCGGACGATCCCGAAGCTGTCGGAAGCCGAGCACGCCATCGTCGAGGACTGGGCCGCGCACTGCTTCCAGATCCTGCTGTTCAACCTGGTCTCGCCCAGCGAGCAGACCGCGCTCTACGAGGAGTTCGGGCTCGATCCGGCCAAGGTGCTGGAGGAGATCCAGGCGATCGCCACCGACGAGGTGCGGCGCGAGGACATGAAGGAAAGCACCAACATCTTCCGGGTGCTGATCAAGACACTGCTGAACGCCGGAATCATCACCGACCGCACGCGCGCCTTCTACGGCATGTATGTCGACATGGAGGAGCTGAAGGCCGAGGGCGACCGCATGGTCGGCGACGACATCGCCGAGGAGGGGATCAAGTACCTCCAGAAGATCAACTTCAAGGACCGCATCGCCGCCAACGTGACCTTGGCGGCGGAGTAG
- a CDS encoding YciI family protein translates to MRFMFIITSADTSPPSPEFMEAMDKLANEEIKAGRMIDTGGLMPMQMGARVALKAGKLNLIDGPFVEAKEMIGGYAIFDMQNKEEAVASAMNFMQMHIDYMPGWEGTCEIRPMATEDFEAACQIQAPARA, encoded by the coding sequence ATGCGTTTCATGTTCATCATCACGTCCGCCGATACGAGCCCCCCGTCGCCTGAGTTCATGGAAGCGATGGACAAGCTGGCCAACGAGGAGATCAAGGCCGGGCGCATGATCGACACAGGCGGACTGATGCCGATGCAGATGGGCGCCCGCGTCGCGCTGAAAGCCGGCAAGCTCAACCTGATCGACGGGCCATTTGTCGAGGCCAAGGAAATGATCGGCGGCTACGCGATCTTCGACATGCAGAACAAGGAAGAGGCGGTCGCCTCGGCCATGAACTTCATGCAGATGCACATCGACTACATGCCCGGCTGGGAGGGAACTTGCGAGATCCGTCCCATGGCGACGGAAGACTTCGAAGCCGCCTGCCAGATCCAGGCGCCGGCCCGCGCTTGA
- a CDS encoding YnfA family protein: MTALIYIAAAAAEIAGCFSFWMWLREGKPVWWIAPGIASLIAFAWLLTLVDAAAAGRAYAAYGGIYVAASLVWLLAVEGVRPDRWDLIGAAVCIVGAGIILLGPRTA; this comes from the coding sequence ATGACCGCGCTCATCTACATCGCCGCCGCCGCCGCCGAAATCGCCGGGTGCTTTTCGTTCTGGATGTGGCTGCGCGAGGGCAAGCCGGTCTGGTGGATCGCGCCCGGTATCGCCAGCCTGATCGCCTTCGCCTGGCTGCTGACCCTGGTGGACGCGGCGGCGGCAGGGCGGGCCTATGCGGCCTATGGCGGGATCTATGTCGCCGCCTCGCTGGTCTGGCTGCTGGCGGTGGAGGGCGTGCGGCCCGACCGTTGGGATCTGATCGGGGCGGCGGTATGCATCGTCGGGGCCGGGATCATCCTGCTGGGGCCCCGCACCGCTTAG
- a CDS encoding metallopeptidase family protein codes for MSDPYAGRAPSLDDLAALAQAAFAALPAEFRKLTGDVVFRVDDFASDEVLDELGIENPFELSGLYSGVHIGHRSVLDPTPGPSRIFLYRRAILDEWAERGDVTLAELVSHVLVHEIGHHFGLSDDDIHAIEDAAD; via the coding sequence ATGAGTGATCCCTATGCGGGCCGCGCGCCCTCCCTCGACGACCTCGCCGCCCTGGCGCAGGCCGCCTTCGCCGCCCTGCCGGCCGAGTTCCGCAAGCTGACCGGGGACGTGGTCTTCCGGGTGGACGATTTCGCCAGCGACGAGGTGCTGGACGAGCTTGGCATCGAAAACCCGTTCGAGCTGTCGGGGCTCTATAGCGGCGTGCACATCGGCCACCGCTCGGTGCTCGACCCGACGCCGGGGCCGAGCCGGATCTTCCTCTATCGGCGCGCCATCCTCGACGAATGGGCCGAGCGCGGCGACGTCACCCTGGCCGAACTGGTCAGCCACGTGCTGGTCCACGAGATCGGCCACCACTTCGGCCTGAGTGACGACGACATCCACGCCATCGAGGATGCGGCGGACTAA
- a CDS encoding ActR/PrrA/RegA family redox response regulator transcription factor, with the protein MTDLSADIAALPDRSLLVLDDDAPLRTRLGRALEQRGFEIVLVGSVAEALAAVKASPPAYAVLDMRLEDGTGLKVVEAVREARPDAKVVMLTGYGNIATAVAAVKSGAIDYLSKPADADDVARALLARKDEAPAPPENPMSADRVRWEHIQRVYELCGHNVSETARRLNMHRRTLQRILAKRAPR; encoded by the coding sequence ATGACCGATCTCTCCGCCGATATCGCCGCCCTGCCCGACAGGAGCCTGCTTGTCCTGGATGACGATGCGCCGCTGCGCACACGGCTCGGCCGGGCGCTCGAGCAACGCGGATTCGAGATCGTTCTAGTCGGCAGCGTCGCCGAGGCCCTGGCCGCGGTGAAGGCCAGTCCCCCCGCCTACGCCGTGCTCGACATGCGGCTGGAGGACGGCACCGGGCTGAAGGTGGTGGAGGCGGTGCGCGAGGCGCGCCCCGACGCCAAGGTCGTCATGCTGACCGGCTACGGCAACATCGCCACCGCGGTCGCCGCGGTGAAGTCGGGCGCCATCGACTACCTCTCCAAGCCGGCCGACGCCGACGACGTCGCCCGCGCCCTGCTGGCCCGCAAGGACGAAGCCCCGGCCCCGCCGGAAAACCCGATGAGCGCCGACCGCGTCCGTTGGGAGCACATTCAGCGGGTCTACGAGCTCTGCGGCCACAACGTCTCGGAAACCGCCCGGCGGCTGAACATGCACCGCCGCACCCTGCAGCGGATCCTGGCCAAGCGCGCGCCGCGCTAG
- the mmcB gene encoding DNA repair putative endonuclease MmcB, which produces MDVAIVTITRPEITANVTRGAVRLLVDLGYAPLAEVTLPNGRRADLMALSPKGELAIIEVKSGIEDYRVDRKWHEYLPFCDRFAFAVAPEFPQHILPEEPGLIVCDGFGGAVLREAPATPLAPARRKALTIAFARLAAMRAMGVAATELGA; this is translated from the coding sequence ATGGACGTCGCCATCGTCACCATCACGCGGCCGGAGATCACCGCCAACGTCACCCGCGGGGCCGTGCGGCTGCTGGTCGATCTCGGCTATGCGCCGCTGGCGGAGGTCACCCTGCCCAACGGCCGGCGCGCCGACCTGATGGCGCTGTCGCCCAAGGGCGAACTGGCGATCATCGAGGTGAAGTCGGGGATCGAGGACTATCGCGTCGATCGCAAGTGGCATGAGTACCTGCCCTTTTGCGACCGCTTCGCCTTCGCCGTGGCGCCGGAGTTTCCACAGCACATCCTGCCGGAGGAGCCGGGGCTGATCGTCTGCGACGGCTTCGGCGGGGCGGTGCTGCGCGAGGCGCCGGCCACGCCGCTGGCACCGGCCCGGCGCAAGGCCCTGACCATCGCCTTCGCACGGCTGGCGGCGATGCGGGCGATGGGGGTGGCGGCGACCGAGCTCGGCGCGTGA
- a CDS encoding ferritin-like domain-containing protein has product MAADGNITKDIIYDAVAPDDFESMLELDRYNARSTAFDKIISATHDHFWDPLDKKYIDFDEPFDMENEPLLPEDMIISLSTDYVSNHLSDPKTRTRFINQSTLRSFSSILHGEQGALNLSASLCHVLKDQGAQEYAANQTREEARHVTAFAKYIKARWGRPVECGPTLKTLLVDIIGSPEVYKKIIGMQMLVEGLAMGAFATFFNNIRDPMGKKLLQLVMTDEAFHHKFGKIWADRTIPHLTEAEHEIIETWAAHCFQTLLFNLVSPSQQRDLYEEFGLDPDRVIAEMAEMVTDETRRENMKEQTNIFRVLVKTLLNAGIITDRTKAFYAMYVDIEELKGEGDRMVGDDIAEEGIKYLQEINFKDRLAGTISIAAE; this is encoded by the coding sequence ATGGCCGCCGACGGCAACATCACCAAGGACATCATCTACGACGCCGTCGCGCCCGACGACTTCGAGTCGATGCTGGAGCTGGACCGCTACAACGCGCGCTCCACCGCCTTCGACAAGATCATCTCGGCCACCCACGATCACTTCTGGGATCCGCTCGACAAGAAGTACATCGACTTCGACGAGCCGTTCGACATGGAGAACGAGCCCCTCCTGCCGGAGGACATGATCATCTCGCTGTCGACCGACTACGTGTCGAACCACCTGTCGGACCCGAAGACCCGCACCCGGTTCATCAACCAGTCGACCCTGCGCTCGTTCTCGTCGATCCTGCACGGCGAGCAGGGCGCGCTGAACCTGTCGGCCAGCCTCTGCCACGTCCTGAAGGACCAGGGCGCGCAGGAATACGCCGCCAACCAGACCCGCGAAGAAGCCCGGCACGTCACGGCCTTCGCCAAGTACATCAAGGCCCGCTGGGGCCGTCCGGTCGAGTGCGGCCCCACCCTGAAGACCCTGCTGGTCGACATCATCGGCAGCCCTGAGGTCTACAAGAAGATCATCGGCATGCAGATGCTGGTCGAAGGCCTGGCCATGGGCGCCTTCGCCACCTTCTTCAACAACATCCGCGACCCGATGGGGAAGAAGCTTCTCCAGCTGGTGATGACCGACGAGGCCTTCCACCACAAGTTCGGGAAGATCTGGGCCGACCGCACCATCCCGCACCTGACCGAGGCCGAGCACGAGATCATCGAGACCTGGGCGGCGCATTGCTTCCAGACCCTGCTGTTCAACCTGGTCTCGCCCAGCCAGCAGCGCGACCTCTATGAGGAGTTCGGCCTCGATCCGGACCGCGTGATCGCCGAAATGGCCGAAATGGTCACCGACGAGACCCGCCGCGAGAACATGAAGGAGCAGACCAACATCTTCCGGGTGCTCGTGAAGACCCTGCTCAACGCCGGCATCATCACCGACCGCACCAAGGCCTTCTATGCGATGTACGTCGACATCGAGGAACTGAAGGGCGAGGGCGACCGGATGGTCGGCGACGACATCGCCGAGGAGGGCATCAAGTACCTCCAGGAGATCAACTTCAAGGACCGCCTGGCGGGCACGATCTCGATCGCGGCGGAATAA
- a CDS encoding DUF1353 domain-containing protein: protein MRRLARTLAALLLAGLSATPVAGQQVDPAGASLRLMRETRIEGRRALIVTADLFYCYPPTKALIVVPTGYVTDFASVPAAARSVISEFGDQAEAAIVHDWLYAVGEPDRRLEADQVFRFAMREQGVSAPTATIAYNAVRWFGGGAYGRPDEWLKRFGDPQTGRYAPPPVARPSHGVVATLASCDLLEQPASLAALKAQYGSALWPRPAP, encoded by the coding sequence ATGCGACGTCTTGCGAGGACATTGGCCGCGCTGCTGTTGGCTGGGCTCTCCGCAACGCCTGTCGCCGGCCAGCAGGTCGATCCCGCCGGGGCCAGCCTGCGGCTGATGCGCGAGACCCGGATCGAGGGCCGGCGCGCGCTGATCGTCACCGCCGACCTGTTCTACTGCTATCCGCCGACCAAGGCCCTGATCGTCGTGCCGACCGGCTATGTCACCGACTTCGCCTCGGTGCCGGCGGCCGCGCGCTCGGTCATCAGCGAATTCGGCGACCAGGCCGAGGCGGCGATCGTGCATGACTGGCTCTACGCCGTCGGCGAGCCCGACCGGCGACTGGAGGCCGACCAAGTCTTCCGCTTCGCCATGCGCGAGCAGGGCGTCTCGGCCCCGACCGCCACCATCGCCTACAACGCCGTCCGCTGGTTCGGCGGCGGGGCCTACGGCCGACCGGACGAATGGCTGAAGCGCTTCGGCGATCCGCAGACCGGGCGCTATGCGCCGCCGCCGGTCGCCCGGCCCAGCCACGGCGTGGTCGCGACCCTGGCCTCCTGCGACCTGCTCGAACAGCCCGCTTCGCTTGCCGCGCTCAAGGCCCAGTACGGCTCGGCGCTCTGGCCGCGCCCGGCGCCTTAG
- a CDS encoding ActS/PrrB/RegB family redox-sensitive histidine kinase: MMASIRNPSPSQPSPGLDRQTADPAQGVADLGAAGWGAEDWSLAGAHGGRLRMRTLVTLRWMIIAGELLIFALVGLVLGFEAPYTLCFTVIGAAAWVNLLTGVAWPGQRLIGGWEAVAQLGFDIGQISLLLYLTGGAANPFILMVLAPVTLGAATLAPRWVNLLAGLAIAASLLLAFVHGPLPSLNGSFTELPTAFMIGAAMANVAGIVVIAGTVRQAAEESSRMALALDVTQAVLAREQRLSALGALAAAAAHELGTPLATISIVSKELAREAPTPSVKEDADLLIAQAERCGEILKRLTDAPAAASDEVHERMSLLQLVHEVIEPQAEVKGVRVEAIVSGAPGVAAPDIWRMPEVLHAMTSFVENAVDFAASEVLVTVRFDADTISVQVRDDGPGFAPEVLAKLGEPYVTSRPGVAGGRTGHVGMGLGFFIAKTLLERTGATVTFQNGRPRGAVVAAKWPRARIEVRPPPA; the protein is encoded by the coding sequence ATGATGGCGTCCATACGGAACCCGTCGCCGTCGCAGCCGTCGCCCGGTCTCGATAGGCAAACCGCCGACCCTGCGCAAGGCGTCGCCGACCTCGGCGCGGCCGGTTGGGGGGCCGAGGACTGGAGTCTGGCCGGCGCACATGGCGGGCGGCTGCGGATGCGCACCCTGGTCACCCTGCGCTGGATGATCATCGCAGGCGAGCTGCTGATCTTCGCCCTGGTCGGGCTCGTGCTCGGCTTCGAGGCCCCCTACACGCTCTGCTTCACCGTCATCGGCGCGGCGGCCTGGGTCAATCTGCTGACCGGCGTCGCCTGGCCCGGCCAGCGGCTGATCGGCGGCTGGGAGGCGGTCGCCCAGCTCGGCTTCGACATCGGCCAGATCTCGCTGCTGCTGTACTTGACCGGCGGCGCCGCCAATCCCTTCATCCTGATGGTGCTGGCCCCGGTGACCCTCGGCGCGGCGACCCTGGCCCCGCGCTGGGTGAATCTGCTGGCCGGGCTGGCCATCGCCGCCTCGCTGCTGCTGGCCTTCGTGCACGGGCCGCTGCCGTCGCTGAACGGCTCCTTCACCGAACTGCCCACCGCTTTCATGATCGGGGCGGCCATGGCCAACGTCGCCGGGATCGTGGTCATCGCCGGCACCGTGCGCCAGGCGGCCGAGGAGTCATCGCGCATGGCCCTGGCGCTCGACGTCACCCAGGCGGTGCTGGCCCGCGAGCAGCGGCTCTCGGCCCTCGGCGCCCTGGCGGCGGCCGCCGCCCACGAACTGGGCACGCCGCTGGCGACCATCTCCATCGTTTCCAAGGAGCTGGCCCGTGAGGCCCCGACCCCCAGCGTCAAGGAAGACGCCGACCTGCTGATCGCCCAGGCCGAGCGTTGCGGCGAAATCCTCAAGCGGCTGACCGACGCCCCCGCCGCCGCCTCCGACGAGGTGCACGAGCGGATGAGCCTGCTGCAGCTGGTCCACGAGGTGATCGAGCCCCAGGCCGAGGTGAAGGGCGTGCGGGTCGAGGCCATCGTCTCCGGCGCGCCCGGCGTCGCCGCCCCGGACATCTGGCGCATGCCCGAGGTGCTGCACGCCATGACCTCGTTCGTCGAGAACGCCGTCGACTTCGCCGCCTCGGAGGTGCTGGTCACCGTCCGCTTTGACGCCGACACCATCAGCGTCCAGGTCCGCGACGACGGCCCGGGCTTCGCCCCGGAGGTGCTCGCCAAGCTCGGCGAGCCCTATGTCACCAGCCGCCCCGGCGTCGCCGGCGGCCGCACCGGCCATGTCGGCATGGGACTCGGCTTCTTCATCGCCAAGACCCTGCTGGAACGAACCGGGGCCACAGTGACTTTTCAGAACGGCAGGCCGCGCGGAGCCGTCGTTGCGGCCAAGTGGCCTCGCGCGCGTATCGAAGTGAGGCCGCCGCCCGCGTGA
- a CDS encoding SCO family protein, giving the protein MSRRNLILVAACVVGLILMGALAWRAGVFDGQRAGGSSSGTALVGGPFQLVDQNGKPVDEKILKGKWSAVFFGFTYCPDVCPTTMQVLGAAQQQLGPKADKFQVVFISVDPERDTPEQIKTYLSNEVFPKGTIGLTGTPEQVAAAAKAYRVYYKKNGEGSDYLIDHSTPAYLMNPKGQFDRVLPYGISPEETTRQIADAMR; this is encoded by the coding sequence ATGTCCCGCCGCAATCTCATCCTTGTCGCCGCCTGTGTGGTCGGTCTGATCCTGATGGGCGCGCTCGCCTGGCGGGCGGGCGTCTTCGACGGACAGCGCGCAGGCGGGTCGAGCTCCGGAACGGCTCTGGTCGGCGGCCCGTTCCAGCTGGTCGACCAGAACGGCAAGCCGGTGGACGAGAAAATCCTCAAGGGCAAGTGGTCGGCGGTGTTCTTCGGCTTCACCTACTGCCCCGACGTCTGCCCGACGACCATGCAGGTGCTGGGCGCGGCCCAGCAGCAGCTGGGCCCCAAGGCCGACAAGTTCCAGGTGGTGTTCATCTCGGTCGACCCGGAGCGCGACACCCCCGAGCAGATCAAGACCTACCTCTCCAACGAGGTGTTCCCGAAGGGGACCATCGGGCTGACCGGCACGCCCGAGCAGGTGGCCGCCGCGGCCAAGGCCTATCGGGTCTATTACAAGAAGAACGGCGAAGGTTCGGACTACCTGATCGACCACTCGACCCCGGCCTATCTGATGAACCCCAAGGGCCAGTTCGACCGCGTGCTGCCCTATGGCATCTCGCCTGAGGAGACGACCCGCCAGATCGCCGACGCGATGCGCTAG